A genomic region of Thermovirga sp. contains the following coding sequences:
- a CDS encoding alanine--glyoxylate aminotransferase family protein encodes LNEGLRIIAEEGLENRFARHRKNASALWAGLEALGLELLVEPVFRLPSLTSVKMPRGVDEAVVRRRLMDEYSIEVGSGLGDLKGKIIRVGLMGSGSNRRNVVLFLAALGGILSKEGFTNDTGAALEEALAVLGE; translated from the coding sequence CTGAACGAAGGCTTGAGGATCATCGCCGAGGAGGGTCTCGAAAATCGGTTCGCCCGCCATAGGAAGAACGCGTCGGCGCTTTGGGCCGGGCTGGAAGCCCTGGGCCTGGAACTGCTGGTGGAGCCCGTCTTCAGACTCCCGAGCCTCACGTCGGTGAAGATGCCCCGCGGAGTGGACGAGGCCGTTGTCAGGAGGAGGCTCATGGACGAGTATTCCATCGAGGTGGGTTCCGGCCTCGGCGACCTCAAGGGCAAGATCATAAGGGTAGGCCTCATGGGCAGCGGCTCCAACAGGAGGAACGTCGTTCTCTTTCTGGCGGCCCTGGGCGGCATCCTTTCAAAGGAAGGTTTTACCAACGACACCGGGGCGGCCCTCGAAGAGGCCCTGGCGGTCCTGGGCGAATAA